The region AACCCGAGCAGGGCAGCAACATCCTCACCAAGAACTACAACCAACTCGCTCTGACGGCTATTCTTGAACCATTTCCAAAGCGATTCATTGTGTCTACCCTTATTAATCTGAGAAATACAGCCGAAAAGCGAGGCTCCTTCCAGTACCATACTAATGGCTAAAACAACTATGGCAATTGTAGGATTGTTCAATCCTTCATGTGAGTTAATCTTGTGAATTCCTTCGTAAACCGAAAACAGCCCACCCATGCTAAATAGTATAAGGGCTACAATGAACGACCAAAAGTAAATCTCCTTGCCATAGCCCAAAGGATGTTCCGTATTAGGTTTCCTCTTTGCTGCCCTTAGTCCCAAGAAAAGTAATACTTGATTTCCACAATCGGCAAAGGAGTGGATTGATTCTGCCAATAAAGCTCCAGATCCGGTAATAATTGCGGCAATTGTTTTTGTTACTGCTATTCCAAAATTTGCCAAAAAGGCAAAAAGTATTGATTTTATGGAGGTATTCTGATGTGACATATTTAAATG is a window of Tenuifilaceae bacterium CYCD DNA encoding:
- a CDS encoding cation diffusion facilitator transporter translates to MSHQNTSIKSILFAFLANFGIAVTKTIAAIITGSGALLAESIHSFADCGNQVLLFLGLRAAKRKPNTEHPLGYGKEIYFWSFIVALILFSMGGLFSVYEGIHKINSHEGLNNPTIAIVVLAISMVLEGASLFGCISQINKGRHNESLWKWFKNSRQSELVVVLGEDVAALLGLSFAMLSVILSIVTGNPVFDAIGSIGIGALLIVISLFIAVKVKGLLIGQSADEETNEQIRNFLETRPEIERVLNLITLQLGSQLMVAVKVKMLNVDSVDQLIDNINTCERELKKEVSTIQWIFFEPDVK